The genomic region TTTCTCCCTATCAAATGCTTATTTTCGACGCATCAAAAGATCAAGAAGATGAAGACGACCCATTAGCGCCCAGAGCATGTGCGCTGTGGCTCAAATCTTGTCCATggatgatgtgtttcatgtcaTTATGACTGCTTTCATGAAGGTGGTGGGGGTGGAAGTGGACGGCGGTGGAGGCGGAGGCGCCAACGATGGGACCGTACCCAatgccattagtgttgggggaTTTATCAGTAAGATTGTTAGTTAACTGGGGGGGTTGAGGTTGATCTTTTTTACCGAAAGTGTTCTTGTTATTGTGCATCCACACTTTGAAAACTCCTCTGTCGACTCCGTTTTCGCTGCAGAATTCTGAGATCAAATCCTCGTCTTTTTTCTGCATTTTCCAGCCGATTCTTTCAGCGAGTCCGAACATTCTCTCCTTCTGATCCTGCGTGAACTTAGTCCGGAAACGCTTGCGGCCGTTTGGGCTGGACGAAAGAGGGGTGGAAGAAGCGTTTATGGAGATTGGAATTGGCTGGTTGCTA from Primulina huaijiensis isolate GDHJ02 unplaced genomic scaffold, ASM1229523v2 scaffold43259, whole genome shotgun sequence harbors:
- the LOC140969984 gene encoding uncharacterized protein, with amino-acid sequence PLVLPNATPALEYHPHHRHHPLPPAGASNRGNSSSSPNNSPSPPPISSSYYPSAPHMLLALSHGLSVPPPDSNQPIPISINASSTPLSSSPNGRKRFRTKFTQDQKERMFGLAERIGWKMQKKDEDLISEFCSENGVDRGVFKVWMHNNKNTFGKKDQPQPPQLTNNLTDKSPNTNGIGYGPIVGASASTAVHFHPHHLHESSHNDMKHIIHGQDLSHSAHALGANGSSSSS